From a region of the Natronogracilivirga saccharolytica genome:
- a CDS encoding amidohydrolase family protein, producing MIRKPVVTERSGNDSRMTSPAKPLVCILVLVLLSTSASLRAQEKPTAFTGGTIITVTGDTYDNGVLLVQDGTIADVGASGDVSIPGNAEVRDVSGKVMMPGLVDPHSHIGEGEGGDRSDALHPDVRILDTIDPKSDSFRRALAGGVTSVNVMPGSGHLISGQTVYLKLRPSRKIEDMLMYVDEEEEIYGGLKVANGTNPLHEPPFPGTRAKSAALYRALFVRAEEYRDKIRAADGDADRMPSRDLALETLVEVLEGRRIVHNHTHRHDDILTAIRLADEFGYRMVLHHVTDAWKVADVIAESGYPASIIYIDAPGGKMEAVNLLPKAGPVLEKAGAEFGFHTDDGVTDSRLFLRSPAFAMREGMSRQMALESVTIANARQMDIDDRTGSLEPGKDADFILISGDPFSVYTRILQTWIEGQKVWDFDDSDDRKHALGGYKIREE from the coding sequence TTGATACGTAAGCCAGTCGTCACCGAACGTTCCGGCAATGATTCCCGGATGACATCACCCGCCAAACCACTGGTATGTATACTTGTGCTTGTTCTGCTGAGTACGTCCGCCTCGCTCCGGGCTCAGGAAAAACCGACTGCTTTCACCGGCGGAACCATCATCACCGTAACCGGTGACACATATGACAACGGGGTTCTGCTTGTTCAGGACGGCACTATTGCGGATGTGGGCGCATCCGGAGATGTCAGCATTCCCGGTAATGCAGAGGTCCGGGATGTTTCAGGAAAGGTGATGATGCCGGGGCTCGTCGATCCGCATTCCCATATCGGCGAAGGTGAAGGCGGAGACCGGTCCGACGCGCTGCATCCCGATGTGCGCATACTCGACACCATCGACCCGAAAAGCGACTCATTCCGGCGGGCACTGGCCGGTGGGGTCACCTCGGTAAATGTCATGCCGGGGTCGGGACACCTTATCAGCGGACAGACCGTCTATCTCAAGCTGCGTCCGTCCCGCAAAATTGAGGACATGCTGATGTATGTGGATGAGGAGGAGGAAATCTATGGCGGACTGAAGGTTGCCAACGGGACCAACCCGCTGCATGAGCCGCCGTTTCCCGGAACCAGAGCCAAATCGGCAGCCTTGTACCGTGCACTGTTCGTGCGGGCAGAGGAATACCGGGACAAGATCAGGGCTGCTGACGGAGATGCTGACCGCATGCCTTCCCGCGACCTGGCCCTTGAAACACTGGTTGAGGTACTTGAAGGACGCAGAATCGTGCACAATCACACGCACCGGCATGATGATATTCTCACGGCCATCCGACTGGCCGATGAGTTCGGGTACCGCATGGTGCTGCATCATGTTACCGATGCCTGGAAGGTTGCAGATGTTATCGCAGAATCGGGTTATCCCGCATCCATCATCTATATTGATGCCCCGGGAGGCAAGATGGAAGCCGTTAATCTGCTGCCAAAAGCCGGGCCGGTTCTGGAGAAAGCCGGCGCAGAGTTTGGCTTTCATACCGATGACGGAGTTACGGATTCGCGTCTTTTCCTGAGATCGCCGGCATTTGCCATGCGGGAAGGCATGAGCCGCCAAATGGCACTGGAGTCGGTGACCATCGCCAACGCCCGGCAAATGGACATAGATGACCGCACCGGTTCACTTGAGCCGGGAAAGGATGCCGACTTTATCCTGATCAGCGGCGATCCGTTCAGTGTTTACACCCGTATTCTTCAGACCTGGATTGAAGGACAGAAAGTCTGGGATTTTGATGATTCCGATGACCGCAAACATGCTTTAGGCGGATACAAGATCAGAGAGGAGTGA
- the pulA gene encoding pullulanase-type alpha-1,6-glucosidase produces the protein MAALLFSCSRPKEAGPDDVVTEISGASAHWVSSDRLIWDSGEFGYRHEIRYSADADIVVDEEGVSGGEVIEVGSEVSAGSEIRDRYPHLSDRPVRRVGADKPIVKEALKGQLVAVAYDPNDKPVAATRVQFPGVIDEHYFYDGELGPIYDGDNITLKLWAPTAQSVRLNIYDAGEDRLEQLEPVNDQHPEDGVWHFRGDREEWDRKYYRFDISVYHHDNQKVNHYEVTDPYSVSLTTDSRFSQFVNLDDEDLKPNCWGRLKKSLPHPSDITLYEAHVRDFSMEDQTVPEEYRGKYMAFTHNGVGDRPLSDGMAHLRRLSDAGLTHLHLLPVNDIASVIEDTTRRIDLHHPYDRICEFFDHPELNQLCDEHGSRSIREVFGEMAEEDPATELIQKPYSVPGRMEGMAARDGFNWGYDPFHFNVPQGSYATDPDGTARILELRHMVQSLAQIGLNVVVDVVYNHTFASGPESRFSVLDKVVPGYYHRYDVDTGEMETSTCCENTAAEHGMMEKLIIDSVVLWARNYKIDSFRFDLMGHHPKSVMERLKEELAGLTLEDDGVDGENIYIYGEGWNFGEVADDRIFVQATQFNMGGTGIGNFNDRSRDAIRGGNFTDHGRSQGFTSGMYLFPNEDAYSEQEDNLASLLEAGDRIRVGMAGNLSTYPYLNRDGDRVDGGNEMIGFALNPQESVNYIDKHDNETLWDNTQVKLPLDMGMSDRVRVHMLSNAFINYGQGVPFYQMGTDILRSKSLDRNSFDSGDWYNAVDFSLDSHKWGKGLPPAWDNEPRWDQMRDFLRNPVFDVQKELMDLAHQLFREQLRIRYSSPLFRLREAEQVHKRVAFLNTGPEQEPGIIAMAISDGQCAGEPLDPELDGILVIFNADNEYRTISLEREGVSWEGLQLHPIQADGVDPVVKESERDGNNFRIPPHTSAVFVKPQADGQGTFICNE, from the coding sequence ATGGCAGCTTTACTTTTTTCTTGCAGCCGGCCGAAAGAGGCCGGACCCGATGATGTGGTAACCGAAATTTCCGGTGCTTCGGCGCACTGGGTTTCTTCCGACCGGCTGATCTGGGACAGTGGTGAGTTCGGATACCGCCATGAAATCCGTTACAGTGCCGATGCTGATATTGTAGTCGATGAAGAAGGGGTGTCCGGCGGCGAAGTGATCGAAGTCGGGAGTGAAGTGAGTGCCGGAAGTGAGATCAGGGATCGCTATCCGCACCTGTCAGACCGTCCGGTCCGCAGAGTCGGGGCAGACAAACCCATCGTCAAAGAAGCCCTGAAAGGCCAGCTCGTGGCGGTTGCCTATGATCCCAATGACAAGCCGGTAGCGGCCACCCGGGTGCAGTTTCCGGGTGTCATCGACGAACACTATTTTTATGACGGCGAACTCGGCCCGATATACGATGGTGATAATATCACACTAAAACTATGGGCACCGACGGCGCAGTCGGTCAGGTTGAATATCTATGATGCCGGAGAAGACCGCCTGGAGCAGTTAGAGCCTGTAAATGATCAGCATCCGGAAGACGGTGTCTGGCATTTCCGCGGTGACCGGGAGGAGTGGGACAGGAAATACTACCGGTTCGACATTTCGGTGTACCACCATGACAATCAGAAGGTAAATCATTACGAAGTAACGGATCCCTATTCCGTGAGCCTGACGACCGACAGCCGCTTCAGTCAGTTTGTCAATCTCGACGACGAAGATCTGAAACCCAACTGCTGGGGACGATTGAAAAAATCACTTCCCCATCCGTCCGACATAACCCTTTATGAAGCGCACGTCCGCGATTTCAGCATGGAGGACCAAACCGTTCCGGAGGAGTATCGCGGAAAATACATGGCATTTACCCATAATGGTGTGGGTGACCGCCCGCTTTCCGACGGCATGGCTCACCTCAGGCGGCTTTCGGATGCCGGACTGACACATCTTCACTTGCTGCCTGTCAACGACATAGCTTCGGTAATCGAGGATACCACACGTCGAATCGACCTGCATCATCCTTACGACCGGATTTGTGAGTTCTTCGATCATCCGGAGCTGAATCAGCTGTGTGATGAGCATGGATCGCGGTCAATCCGGGAAGTTTTCGGGGAAATGGCGGAGGAAGATCCGGCCACCGAGCTCATCCAGAAGCCGTACAGTGTGCCCGGCCGGATGGAGGGAATGGCAGCCCGTGACGGTTTCAACTGGGGGTACGATCCGTTCCACTTCAATGTCCCCCAGGGAAGTTATGCCACGGATCCGGACGGAACGGCGCGCATTCTTGAACTGCGGCACATGGTGCAGTCACTGGCACAAATCGGGCTGAATGTCGTGGTCGATGTTGTGTATAACCATACATTTGCATCCGGTCCGGAGTCGCGTTTTTCCGTGCTGGACAAGGTTGTGCCGGGATATTACCACCGCTACGACGTTGATACAGGGGAGATGGAAACATCCACCTGCTGCGAAAATACTGCCGCCGAACATGGCATGATGGAGAAACTGATCATCGATTCCGTGGTGCTTTGGGCAAGGAATTACAAAATTGACTCCTTTCGCTTTGATCTGATGGGACACCATCCGAAATCGGTAATGGAGCGGCTGAAAGAGGAGCTGGCCGGGCTTACACTGGAAGATGACGGTGTGGACGGCGAGAACATTTACATTTATGGTGAGGGATGGAATTTTGGCGAGGTTGCCGATGACCGCATATTTGTACAGGCCACGCAGTTTAACATGGGCGGCACCGGAATCGGTAATTTCAATGACCGGAGCCGGGATGCCATCCGAGGCGGCAACTTTACCGACCACGGCCGGTCCCAGGGGTTCACGAGCGGAATGTACCTGTTCCCGAATGAGGATGCATACAGCGAGCAGGAAGATAACCTCGCCAGTTTGCTTGAAGCAGGTGACCGCATCCGTGTTGGAATGGCAGGAAATCTGTCGACCTACCCCTATCTGAACCGAGATGGCGATCGTGTAGATGGTGGTAACGAAATGATTGGCTTTGCGCTCAATCCTCAGGAATCCGTGAACTATATCGATAAACACGACAATGAAACATTGTGGGACAACACCCAGGTTAAACTGCCGCTGGATATGGGTATGTCTGACCGCGTCCGTGTCCACATGCTCAGCAATGCATTTATCAATTATGGCCAGGGAGTCCCGTTCTATCAGATGGGTACCGATATTCTCCGGTCGAAATCGCTGGACCGCAACAGTTTCGATTCCGGTGACTGGTATAATGCCGTTGATTTCAGTCTCGATTCCCACAAATGGGGCAAAGGACTGCCTCCGGCCTGGGACAATGAACCGAGATGGGATCAGATGCGGGATTTTCTGCGCAATCCGGTGTTTGATGTTCAGAAAGAGTTGATGGATCTGGCACATCAGCTTTTCCGGGAACAGCTCAGGATACGCTATTCCTCACCGCTGTTCCGTCTGAGGGAAGCCGAACAGGTTCACAAGCGTGTCGCATTTCTCAATACCGGACCTGAGCAGGAGCCCGGCATTATCGCGATGGCCATATCGGACGGTCAGTGTGCCGGTGAGCCGCTCGATCCCGAACTCGATGGCATTCTGGTGATATTCAATGCTGACAATGAGTATCGCACCATATCACTTGAACGCGAGGGTGTATCATGGGAAGGGTTGCAGCTTCACCCGATCCAGGCTGATGGTGTTGATCCGGTTGTAAAGGAGTCCGAACGCGATGGAAACAACTTCCGGATCCCTCCCCATACTTCTGCAGTTTTTGTGAAACCCCAGGCTGATGGGCAGGGTACATTTATCTGTAATGAGTGA
- a CDS encoding CotH kinase family protein has translation MRIHGGGSRNNDIKSFRLYARGQYDFENRFNYQFFAGAEDKAENKPLDTFNRLLMRTNGNLRDYLNDIAAHRLMEPAYAGSQRSKAMHHMINGEYWGLVYLRDRFDRFHIRYNYGVHEDNVVMIQGPYGENHPGRVEEGYPEDFVLYLDMYRHAVDNDLSDPDHYAGMTEKLDIMSYIDFNVVFIYLGNVDWYGSRHFRLWRARDTGEGPYEDGRWRYLVWDFDEAGLKRNLEYDLLYNAISPEGGGEPPYDFGGADRTALLRNLLENQEFYHLFLNRFADLMNTTFNKDHVRSVVQQEYDRIAYMIPFHEDRWAYPLTTRNSADDFIEYGNRRPEIQRQHIIDNFDLQDDYVLKLDASGDRHGSITVNTITVEPGVEGAGDELYPWHGHYFTGIPVTLEAEPEPGFEFSHWEGVDGSEAEKRRITIDPEEDTALKAVFIPDGEERFPDPCQLANTDCRFGYWSPDTSVAVYPDNMAFVYMEEENGGPQTPVAGFTEGGYNQQLGTRINGLGENGLAMVNAPSGDDEEMYPENRLGGVLFALDTRTDDNYELSWTGGTVQPGTGIYSWRLQYRIGDEGEFRDVTDENGNPVQYEAESEAGHELEQTVRLPDDMHDRPYVQLLWRYGLSDDEVQPDTLEADKLRLDNIHFRSVTNGDRDDKPERVKLHQNYPNPFNDITTIQFDIPEQQQVRIDVYDVTGRHVQTLLDRVMDPGNHTVYFRARELASGVLLYRLRTESYQQTRTMMLVQ, from the coding sequence ATGCGGATTCATGGCGGCGGTTCACGCAACAATGACATCAAGTCGTTCCGGCTCTATGCGCGCGGGCAATACGACTTCGAAAACCGTTTCAACTATCAGTTCTTTGCCGGTGCTGAAGACAAGGCGGAAAACAAACCGCTGGACACGTTCAACCGGCTGCTCATGCGAACGAACGGAAACCTCAGAGACTATCTGAATGATATTGCCGCACATCGTCTGATGGAGCCGGCATACGCCGGGTCACAGCGAAGCAAAGCCATGCATCACATGATCAATGGTGAGTACTGGGGCCTGGTCTATCTCCGGGATCGTTTTGATCGGTTTCACATTCGCTATAACTATGGCGTACATGAAGACAATGTGGTTATGATACAGGGTCCGTACGGTGAAAATCATCCTGGCCGTGTAGAGGAAGGTTACCCTGAGGACTTTGTTTTGTATCTGGACATGTATCGTCATGCCGTGGATAATGATCTTTCCGATCCGGATCACTACGCCGGGATGACGGAAAAACTTGATATCATGAGCTACATTGATTTCAATGTTGTGTTCATCTACCTCGGGAATGTAGATTGGTACGGATCAAGGCATTTCCGGCTCTGGCGTGCGCGGGATACCGGTGAGGGGCCTTACGAGGACGGAAGGTGGCGGTATCTGGTCTGGGATTTTGACGAGGCCGGATTAAAACGCAACCTCGAATATGACCTGCTTTACAATGCCATTTCTCCCGAGGGCGGCGGAGAACCGCCATATGATTTCGGAGGTGCGGACCGGACGGCCCTGCTGCGAAACCTGCTTGAAAACCAGGAGTTTTATCACCTGTTCCTGAACCGGTTTGCGGATCTGATGAATACAACCTTCAACAAGGATCATGTGCGTTCGGTGGTTCAGCAGGAGTATGACCGGATTGCCTACATGATACCCTTTCATGAAGATCGTTGGGCTTATCCCCTCACTACACGCAACAGTGCTGACGATTTTATCGAATACGGCAACCGGCGCCCGGAGATTCAGCGGCAGCATATCATAGACAATTTTGACCTTCAGGATGATTACGTATTAAAACTGGATGCTTCTGGTGATCGTCACGGTTCCATTACTGTGAATACGATCACTGTGGAGCCGGGTGTAGAGGGTGCCGGTGATGAACTTTATCCGTGGCACGGGCATTACTTCACCGGAATTCCTGTCACGCTCGAGGCCGAGCCGGAACCGGGATTTGAATTTTCTCACTGGGAAGGAGTGGATGGTTCCGAAGCTGAGAAAAGGCGAATAACCATCGATCCGGAAGAGGATACCGCACTCAAGGCGGTATTTATTCCCGATGGCGAAGAGCGGTTTCCCGATCCCTGTCAGCTCGCAAACACAGACTGCCGGTTCGGATACTGGAGTCCGGACACTTCCGTCGCCGTTTATCCTGACAACATGGCTTTTGTTTACATGGAGGAAGAAAACGGCGGCCCGCAAACACCGGTCGCCGGCTTTACAGAAGGAGGCTACAATCAGCAGTTGGGTACGCGCATAAATGGTCTTGGTGAGAACGGCCTTGCCATGGTGAATGCACCATCGGGTGACGATGAAGAAATGTATCCTGAAAACCGCCTCGGTGGCGTGTTGTTTGCCCTGGATACCCGCACCGATGACAATTACGAGTTGAGTTGGACGGGAGGAACCGTGCAGCCGGGAACCGGAATTTACAGCTGGCGCCTTCAGTATCGCATCGGTGATGAGGGAGAATTCCGGGACGTTACGGATGAGAATGGTAATCCCGTGCAATACGAGGCAGAAAGTGAAGCCGGACATGAACTGGAACAGACAGTCAGGCTTCCTGATGACATGCACGACCGGCCGTATGTCCAGCTGCTTTGGCGATACGGTCTCAGTGACGATGAGGTGCAGCCGGATACTCTGGAGGCTGATAAACTCCGGCTTGATAATATTCACTTCAGGTCTGTAACCAACGGCGACAGAGATGATAAACCGGAGCGTGTCAAACTGCATCAGAACTACCCCAATCCGTTCAACGACATAACCACAATCCAATTTGATATTCCTGAGCAGCAGCAGGTCCGGATCGATGTTTATGATGTAACCGGCCGGCATGTCCAGACCTTGCTGGACAGGGTTATGGATCCGGGCAATCATACGGTATACTTTCGGGCCAGGGAACTGGCCAGCGGTGTTTTACTCTATCGTCTGCGCACGGAGAGTTACCAGCAGACACGTACCATGATGCTGGTACAGTAG
- a CDS encoding amidohydrolase family protein produces MTLPCDKLPALVFIILLAAGLLSDELYAQKAVKGDTVYTMEGEPVENGVVLIRDGKIEQVGPAEEITIPDGYETFQGSVVTPGLIDARTVVGLAGYYNQDHDQDQLDLTHAIQPELRAIDAYNAREELVGFLRDNGITTMHTGHAPGAVISGQTMIVKTTGRTVDDAIVDSTTALAITLGSVVRNNFDTPGTRSKGIAMFRQELIRAQEYAGRRNNEDPDRRPDRDLGLDAIVDMLEGRISALITAHRSRDIMAALRLQREFGFPLILDGGAEAYVLKDELKEAGVPVIIHPTMVRTGGDTENAAFDTAKRVSEAGIPVVFQSGYEPYVPKTRVALFEAGISAGYGMDRVEALRSLTISSAEILGIDDRTGSLAEGKDADVVIFDGDPFEYTSRPTHVFIDGTQFPAPDPVQNQ; encoded by the coding sequence ATGACTTTACCTTGCGACAAATTACCGGCCCTTGTTTTCATCATACTTCTTGCTGCCGGACTTTTATCCGATGAACTTTATGCTCAAAAAGCTGTAAAGGGCGACACGGTTTACACCATGGAAGGGGAACCCGTGGAAAACGGAGTGGTGCTTATCAGAGATGGAAAAATTGAACAGGTGGGACCGGCAGAGGAGATTACGATTCCGGACGGTTATGAAACATTTCAGGGCTCCGTTGTCACTCCGGGACTTATCGATGCCCGAACGGTCGTCGGTCTGGCAGGTTATTACAACCAGGATCACGACCAGGACCAGCTTGATCTTACTCATGCCATTCAGCCGGAACTCCGTGCCATTGATGCCTACAATGCCCGTGAAGAGCTTGTTGGTTTTCTGCGTGACAACGGCATCACGACGATGCATACCGGTCATGCACCCGGTGCGGTGATCAGCGGTCAGACCATGATTGTCAAAACGACCGGCCGAACGGTGGATGATGCTATCGTGGATTCCACTACTGCTCTTGCAATTACTCTCGGATCCGTAGTCAGGAATAATTTTGACACTCCCGGAACCCGCTCCAAAGGTATTGCCATGTTCCGGCAGGAACTGATCCGTGCTCAGGAGTATGCCGGGCGGCGAAATAACGAAGACCCGGACAGGCGTCCTGACCGGGATCTTGGTCTTGATGCCATTGTGGATATGCTAGAGGGCCGGATCTCAGCTTTGATTACGGCGCACCGTTCCCGGGATATTATGGCAGCACTGCGTCTTCAGCGCGAGTTCGGTTTTCCGCTTATACTTGATGGAGGCGCTGAAGCCTACGTGCTGAAAGACGAACTGAAGGAAGCGGGTGTTCCGGTTATCATACATCCGACAATGGTCCGGACAGGAGGTGACACGGAAAATGCGGCATTTGACACTGCAAAGAGGGTAAGCGAGGCGGGTATTCCGGTGGTATTTCAAAGCGGATATGAGCCCTATGTGCCAAAGACGCGGGTGGCTTTGTTTGAGGCCGGTATTTCTGCAGGTTACGGTATGGACCGGGTGGAGGCTCTTCGGTCACTGACCATCAGTTCCGCAGAAATCCTTGGAATAGACGACAGAACCGGGTCGCTTGCAGAAGGCAAAGATGCAGATGTAGTGATTTTTGACGGAGATCCGTTTGAGTATACGAGCCGGCCGACACACGTATTTATTGATGGAACTCAGTTTCCTGCACCGGATCCGGTTCAGAATCAGTAG
- a CDS encoding lamin tail domain-containing protein, with the protein MSNTPVNMRLFAQFLVLFFITAFLPERLAAGQNTDGDNDNAVVINEVLASNATTNADEDGDYEDWIELYNRGDQPVDLANFGLSDDYDEPFQWLFPEGTVIEPGEYLLVWASGKNRRNPGEPLHTNFRIAQAGEEVLLTHPFTGERLDEITPRLIPTDISFGRYPDGGDEWYFFYDPTPGAANDEPGLTELIETPEISVPSGFFEDEIEVSIHADDPEATILYTLDGSEPDPANLNGQGESFSVAYFFPGEDSEKQIVGKTNRTYIYDGPLTLSDRTDSGNIAADIITTYDKSRGRHLWHRPPEDLLKARVVRAAVYKNGQTGPTATATYIPEGPGKPQFKLPVLSITTGLDNLFGHENGIYVPGQIYFDEGDRRMTLFLPVIISSGAMTGSVRFT; encoded by the coding sequence GTGAGTAATACCCCCGTCAACATGCGGCTTTTTGCGCAATTTCTGGTTTTATTTTTCATAACAGCTTTTCTGCCGGAGCGACTTGCAGCCGGTCAAAATACTGACGGTGATAACGACAATGCGGTGGTCATCAACGAGGTGCTGGCCTCAAATGCGACTACCAATGCTGATGAAGACGGAGATTACGAAGACTGGATTGAACTGTACAATCGCGGTGATCAGCCGGTTGATCTTGCTAATTTCGGGCTGTCTGATGACTATGACGAACCCTTTCAATGGCTTTTTCCGGAAGGAACCGTAATAGAGCCCGGTGAATATCTGCTTGTATGGGCGTCAGGAAAGAACCGCCGCAACCCCGGCGAACCGCTGCACACCAACTTCCGCATTGCCCAGGCCGGTGAAGAGGTGCTTCTGACCCACCCATTTACCGGAGAAAGGCTTGACGAAATAACGCCGCGTCTCATTCCCACCGATATTTCGTTCGGCCGTTATCCCGACGGCGGTGATGAATGGTACTTTTTCTACGATCCTACTCCGGGTGCTGCCAATGATGAGCCGGGTCTGACCGAGCTTATAGAAACACCGGAAATTTCCGTTCCATCCGGATTTTTTGAAGATGAAATTGAAGTTTCGATCCATGCCGATGACCCCGAGGCCACCATTCTGTACACGCTTGACGGCTCCGAGCCGGATCCTGCAAATCTGAACGGCCAGGGCGAATCCTTTTCTGTAGCTTACTTTTTCCCCGGTGAAGACAGCGAAAAACAGATTGTCGGGAAAACCAATCGCACCTATATCTATGACGGGCCGCTTACCCTGTCAGACCGCACCGACTCTGGTAATATTGCCGCTGATATCATCACTACTTACGATAAATCCCGCGGGCGCCACTTGTGGCATCGCCCGCCTGAAGACTTGCTGAAAGCACGGGTGGTTCGTGCTGCGGTCTACAAGAACGGGCAAACTGGTCCGACCGCCACTGCCACCTACATCCCTGAAGGCCCGGGGAAACCACAGTTTAAACTGCCGGTACTCTCCATTACTACAGGGCTGGACAATCTGTTCGGCCATGAAAACGGGATTTACGTTCCCGGCCAGATCTATTTTGATGAGGGGGACAGGAGAATGACTTTGTTTCTGCCGGTAATTATCAGCAGCGGGGCCATGACTGGGAGCGTCCGGTTCACATAG
- a CDS encoding glycoside hydrolase family 97 protein, with amino-acid sequence MLLHKNCLRHTLIPFLFVFAILVTACGATEPASDALQPEEGTEERPEAYAGEEVAEFSVTSPGELNTITFWLDADGTPVYSVERDGQAVLKPSKMGFELADVPDMRDGFVVSSVESGSMDETWEQVWGEKQFIRNNYNELKVHLAEEDDKQRELTLVFRAFDDGIGFRYEFPEQPELDTLVIMDELTEFALTGDHRSWYIHGYQWNRFEYLFEDTPISQADTVHTPLTMQTDDGLYLSFHEAALVDYSTMTLERVDGYTLQSNIMPWSDGVRVRGSAPMVTPWRTLQIADDPGDLITSYLILNLNEPNKIEDTSWIEPGKYIGIWWGMHLDKYTWGPGPNLGATTERAKRYIDFAAEHDFDHVLVEGWNPGWDENWYEEGVVFDFTESIPEFDLEGVAQYALESGTRLMGHHENSATVLHYESQMEEAYALYEDLGVRAVKTGYVGHGQEIMRYDEDGNEQYEWHHGQFMVDHHQRVVELAASHKISLNVHEGVKDTGLRRTWPNLMTREVAVGQEYNAWGEWGGNPPEYVVQLPFVRMLSGPFDYTPGIFDLHFDEYRPDNRVKHTLAKELALYVTIYSPLQMAADLPENYEANPEPFQFIKDVPVDWYDTRVLHADIGNFVTIVRKDRNSDEWFLGSITDEEGRTLDADLDFLDSGRQYVAEIYRDGPEADWDTNPYDIVVEDRLVDSETMMSLELAPGGGQAVRFRPADDEDIERLSQ; translated from the coding sequence ATGCTATTACATAAAAACTGCCTCCGACACACTCTGATTCCATTTCTGTTTGTTTTTGCCATTCTCGTTACCGCCTGCGGGGCAACTGAGCCTGCATCCGATGCTCTGCAGCCTGAAGAAGGAACTGAAGAAAGGCCGGAAGCTTATGCCGGTGAAGAAGTTGCCGAATTTTCGGTAACATCTCCCGGAGAGCTGAACACAATCACGTTCTGGCTCGATGCTGACGGCACACCGGTTTACAGTGTGGAGCGGGACGGGCAGGCGGTGCTGAAACCTTCAAAAATGGGTTTTGAACTGGCCGATGTGCCGGATATGCGCGACGGTTTCGTAGTATCATCGGTGGAAAGCGGATCGATGGATGAAACCTGGGAGCAGGTCTGGGGGGAAAAGCAGTTCATCAGAAATAACTATAATGAGCTCAAGGTTCACCTTGCCGAAGAAGATGACAAGCAGCGCGAGCTTACTCTGGTTTTCCGGGCTTTTGACGATGGCATCGGTTTCCGCTATGAATTCCCTGAGCAACCCGAACTCGATACACTGGTCATCATGGATGAGCTCACCGAATTTGCGCTTACAGGTGACCACCGCTCATGGTATATCCATGGCTACCAGTGGAACAGGTTTGAGTATCTGTTCGAAGACACCCCGATCTCACAGGCCGATACCGTGCATACGCCCCTGACCATGCAGACCGACGACGGTCTCTATCTGAGTTTTCATGAAGCAGCTCTGGTGGACTACTCCACAATGACTTTGGAGCGCGTGGACGGTTACACGCTGCAGTCCAATATCATGCCCTGGTCGGACGGGGTCCGCGTACGCGGTTCAGCACCCATGGTCACCCCATGGAGAACACTGCAAATTGCCGATGATCCCGGCGATCTGATCACATCCTACCTGATCCTCAACCTCAACGAGCCGAACAAGATTGAGGATACCTCCTGGATTGAGCCCGGAAAATACATCGGTATCTGGTGGGGAATGCATCTGGATAAATACACATGGGGACCGGGTCCGAATCTCGGGGCAACTACCGAACGTGCCAAAAGATATATCGACTTTGCGGCCGAACATGATTTCGACCATGTCCTGGTGGAAGGATGGAATCCGGGCTGGGATGAAAACTGGTACGAGGAAGGCGTGGTGTTCGATTTCACCGAATCCATTCCCGAGTTTGATCTCGAAGGCGTGGCACAGTATGCCCTTGAGAGCGGCACCCGGCTGATGGGGCACCATGAAAATTCTGCTACGGTTCTGCACTATGAAAGCCAGATGGAAGAAGCCTATGCGCTCTATGAAGACCTTGGAGTGCGTGCGGTCAAGACCGGCTATGTGGGTCATGGCCAGGAAATTATGCGCTATGATGAAGATGGAAACGAGCAGTATGAGTGGCATCACGGACAGTTTATGGTCGATCATCATCAGCGTGTGGTGGAGCTGGCCGCATCCCACAAGATCTCCCTGAATGTCCACGAAGGCGTCAAGGACACCGGCCTTCGCAGGACCTGGCCGAATCTGATGACGCGGGAAGTGGCTGTCGGGCAGGAGTACAATGCCTGGGGTGAGTGGGGCGGAAATCCGCCGGAGTATGTCGTCCAGCTGCCGTTCGTCCGCATGCTGTCCGGGCCGTTTGACTATACACCTGGCATCTTTGACCTCCATTTTGACGAGTACCGTCCCGACAACCGGGTCAAGCACACACTCGCAAAAGAACTGGCGCTCTATGTCACCATTTACAGCCCGCTGCAGATGGCGGCTGACCTTCCTGAAAACTACGAAGCCAACCCGGAGCCGTTTCAGTTTATCAAGGATGTTCCGGTTGACTGGTACGATACCCGCGTGCTGCATGCCGACATCGGGAACTTCGTGACCATTGTCCGCAAGGACCGCAACAGCGATGAGTGGTTTTTGGGAAGCATCACCGACGAGGAAGGCCGGACACTGGATGCAGATCTGGATTTTCTTGATTCCGGCCGGCAATACGTTGCCGAAATTTATCGTGACGGGCCGGAAGCCGACTGGGATACCAATCCCTACGACATCGTTGTCGAAGACCGTCTGGTTGACAGCGAAACAATGATGTCACTTGAACTGGCGCCCGGCGGCGGTCAGGCAGTGCGTTTCCGTCCGGCTGATGATGAAGACATTGAGCGGCTGAGTCAGTGA